The DNA region AATTTAGCAACGCCGACCTTTATGGGGAACAGTAGAGACCCTTGCGTGACAGAAACTAAAAAAAGCGGGAACTACGGTTCCCGCCTAGGTTATCTGAGTGAGGGTTAAGTACGTTGGTCTGAGTATTGCACCTAATCTTCGTAGATGCGGCACTCGGGAGCGTGGGGATTGGCAGCACAGTACAAACTAAAGGCGGTCGGCCGATTGTCTGTCTGCCGATAGTGGGCCGTCGTTAGTTCTTCGACGGTTTCCCAGGCGATCGCTACATCCTTGTGG from Candidatus Obscuribacterales bacterium includes:
- a CDS encoding Calvin cycle protein CP12; translated protein: WRKSAMVYTATLTTPTSATHSTLARQLQAALEHARRLTDMYGSSHKDVAIAWETVEELTTAHYRQTDNRPTAFSLYCAANPHAPECRIYED